One part of the Mya arenaria isolate MELC-2E11 chromosome 3, ASM2691426v1 genome encodes these proteins:
- the LOC128225972 gene encoding receptor-type tyrosine-protein phosphatase epsilon-like, giving the protein MGKAASTIATVQLEKCVTVLQVNVPHRIVNEGGQDPLVIFVITHTTDADNHYYEFENSMPGIPIYNIWDYIRDNKKKRCQHFYDEFAKLPTGLVHQHEVAAREEYKGKNRYREMYAYDHSRVPLQKQRDDDCDYINASYIDGNGKVRKFIASQGPTINMIDDFWRMVWQENAEKIVMLTNLIEMATVKCLQYWPEMDQTCSFGGIDISVTGVEELRDFEIRTLIAKKAQSKSRRIQQYHFKAWPDKYVPDNGWCLVEFLNAVETQSTNAPIIVHCSAGVGRTGTFIALDNLVDQARTEKCVRPLQMVEALRRQRVNMVQTKDQYVYLHEALAEALLMGTDHVWHRQFEEVHSFMMSTEPEEKQPRMVKQFQLIEQSLTNEAQHVQDGPEYGNMETILSELDAYLPKLKKRNSNFTQQLGAILLPSFSGNNTFLLCKSPSEEQLEEFWSLVEEQHVITVIMLTSTFSRARQTCVYMGGNGDGKVGRYSVNFIHERKNKTFNERSFSFRDDNNEDEDYLTTVKQFQFTAWTENETLPPMHNMLECLDAVRKWQPHLAENRPVLIHCETGHERSGLIAVLLNELHRMEKTRGQINIVESVKTMKQRNREILPNTVQYKFIYDSLLEHVQNSTEYENIKSA; this is encoded by the exons ATGGGGAAGGCTGCGTCCACGATTGCCACTGTGCAACTGGAGAAATGTGTGACGGTGTTACAGGTGAATGTGCCTCACAGAATTGTAAACGAGGGCGGACAGGATCCTCTTGTAATTTTCGTAA ttacACATACGACGGACGCCGATAATCATTACTATGAGTTCGAAAATTCCATGCCTGGCATTCCGATATACAATATTTGGGATTATATCAGAGACAACAAGAAAAAAAGATGCCAACACTTTTATGACGAGTTTGCG AAGCTACCCACTGGACTGGTTCATCAACACGAAGTAGCTGCAAGAGAAGAATACAAAGGGAAGAACCGATACAGGGAAATGTACGCAT ATGACCACTCCCGCGTGCCGTTACAAAAGCAGAGGGATGACGACTGTGATTACATTAATGCGAGCTACATAGAc GGTAACGGTAAAGTCCGAAAGTTTATCGCTTCTCAAG GTCCAACCATAAACATGATCGACGATTTCTGGCGAATGGTCTGGCAAGAAAATGCTGAAAAGATTGTAATGCTTACTAACCTGATTGAAATGGCGACG GTCAAGTGCCTTCAATACTGGCCAGAAATGGACCAAACCTGCTCATTTGGAGGAATCGACATATCTGTCACTGGTGTTGAAGAGTTAAgagattttgaaataagaacacTAATTGCTAAAAAG GCCCAGAGTAAATCTAGGAGAATTCAACAGTATCATTTTAAAGCTTGGCCAGACAAGTATGTCCCTGACAATGGATGGTGCCTTGTAGAGTTTTTGAATGCTGTCGAAACACAGTCGACAAATGCACCAATCATAGTACACTGCAG TGCCGGTGTTGGTCGGACCGGCACGTTTATTGCACTTGACAACCTCGTAGATCAGGCAAGGACTGAAAAATGTGTTAGACCGTTGCAAATGGTTGAAGCTCTGAGGCGCCAACGAGTCAACATGGTTCAGACAAAG GATCAGTATGTATACCTGCACGAAGCGCTTGCCGAAGCTCTGCTGATGGGCACTGATCACGTCTGGCATAGACAGTTTGAAGAGGTCCATTCCTTCATGATGTCAACAGAACCGGAAGAGAAACAACCTAGGATGGTTAAACAGTTTCAG TTGATTGAACAAAGTCTTACAAATGAAGCCCAGCATGTGCAGGATGGGCCAGAATATGGAAACATGGAAACAATTCTTTCAGAAC TCGACGCATATCTCCCgaaattaaagaaaagaaattcaAATTTTACACAACAGCTCGGCGCAATCCTGTTACCA AGCTTTTCGGGAAATAACACGTTCTTGTTGTGTAAATCTCCATCTGAAGAGCAGCTGGAAGAGTTTTGGTCTCTTGTTGAGGAGCAGCACGTGATCACCGTCATTATGCTAACCTCTACTTTCAGTCGAGCACGTCAG ACATGTGTGTACATGGGCGGAAATGGAGATGGGAAAGTTGGAAGATATTCCGTTAACTTCATACACGAACGGaaaaacaaaacgttcaatGAAAGGAGCTTTTCGTTTCGGGACGACAACAATGAG GACGAAGATTATCTAACAACAGTAAAACAGTTTCAATTCACCGCTTGGACTGAAAACGAAACACTACCACCAATGCATAACATGTTAGAATGCCTCGATGCTGTCAGAAAGTGGCAGCCACACCTAGCCGAAAACAGACCCGTTTTGATTCACTGCGA GACGGGGCATGAACGAAGTGGATTGATCGCAGTACTTCTAAATGAGCTCCATCGCATGGAAAAGACACGAGGTCAGATAAACATCGTGGAGTCTGTAAAGACAATGAAACAGAGAAACAGGGAGATACTACCCAATACT GTCCAGTATAAATTCATTTACGATTCACTTTTGGAGCATGTCCAGAACTCAACTGAATATGAGAACATCAAAAGTGCTTAA
- the LOC128225973 gene encoding multiple epidermal growth factor-like domains protein 6 has translation MGTQIGTNLNEPDNNNIGLDIHLKLPRLAQYINIKKTDILDAMTLCEVEVYETECPCEQFGDKCARTCHCSTPCCNSLNGHCPRCKPGWIPPTCETACSKGTYGDNCSGTCSSFCVDGRQCDHITGVCDGGCIPGYDYSMDPQCNKRKYKSSK, from the exons ATGGGTACTCAGATTGGTACAAATCTGAACGAACCAGACAACAATAACATTGGCCTAGATATACACCTTAAACTTCCCCGGCTAGCGCAGTACATCAACATAAAGAAAACGGATATCCTTGATGCGATGACGTTATGTGAGGTTGAGGTATATGAAACAG AATGTCCTTGTGAACAGTTTGGTGACAAATGTGCAAGGACCTGTCACTGCAGTACTCCCTGCTGCAACAGTTTAAATGGGCATTGTCCACGATGTAAACCAGGATGGATTCCACCGACATGTGAAACAG CTTGTTCGAAAGGAACTTATGGCGATAACTGCTCCGGCACGTGTAGTTCGTTTTGTGTTGATGGACGACAATGCGACCATATCACCGGAGTTTGCGATGGGGGCTGTATACCGGGATATGATTACAGTATGGATCCACAGTGCAATAAGCGTAAGtataaatcttcaaaataa
- the LOC128227741 gene encoding tyrosine-protein phosphatase 9-like: MIDDFWRMVWQENVDKIVMLTNLIEITTVKCLQYWPEMDQTCSFGGIDISVTGVEELSDYEIRTLIAKKAKSESRRIQQYHFKAWPDNDVPDNGWCLVEFLNTVETHTTNGPIIVHCSAGARLLHLTTW; this comes from the exons ATGATCGACGATTTCTGGCGAATGGTCTGGCAAGAAAATGTTGACAAGATTGTAATGCTTACTAACCTGATTGAAATAACGACG GTAAAGTGCCTTCAATACTGGCCAGAAATGGACCAAACATGCTCATTCGGTGGAATCGACATATCCGTCACTGGTGTTGAAGAGTTAAGCGATTATGAAATAAGAACATTAATTGCTAAAAAG GCCAAAAGTGAATCAAGGCGAATTCAACAGTATCATTTCAAAGCCTGGCCAGACAATGATGTCCCTGACAATGGATGGTGCCTTGTTGAGTTTTTGAATACTGTCGAAACACACACTACAAATGGACCAATCATAGTACACTGCAG TGCCGGTGCACGTTTATTGCACTTGACAACCTGGTAG